CTGTGACGGCTGCCAGTCAGTCGCTGGAAAACGGTAGCCCTTGTCACTCGCCAAGGTGTTGCGTCTGCATTGCTTAATGCCGCAAGTTGCCTCCCTTCCGCTGTCGGTAAAAGTCGGAGGAGTCCGTACATTTCCGCGCGTCACCGCCGCACAAAGCGTTGCAGATGTCGCCAGAAGATGATGAAGTGATGATTAGGGCCTGGGAAATGTGTTACTCAACAGGCCTTctaaaagggaaataatcttcttacacaaataatatatttccTAAATGCAGAGACAATAGTTTAATTAGACCAGCTTTTATAGCGTTTCCAGGTGTCGCAAGAAACAAGGAGAGGGATCGAGAGGGATCAGGGTGCGGCCGCCCCTCTAACTGATACCTGAGAAGTGAGAAGGCAAGAATGTCAACGTTCGTTCACTATCAGCATGAAATCCCAAACAACACCACCCCACAAAGCATCTTTCCTACGCAACTGTGTACGTAGTCGTTTCTGATGCTTCTCGGTAAAATGACATGTAGCTTTCTTATGAGGATATATACGTACTGCCAACAGCTAGATGATCGGGATGGAAGtttttgacatctttttttttttcattactcaGATGAAGTATTATTTGATGTGAGTGACGTGAAATAGTCATAATGAGTATGATACTGATATTAAGGGGCtcgataaataaaaacattgtcgGAGTGATCTCGTTCTCTTTAAAACACACGCGTATGCACGCGTGCGCGCAAAACACACAGGTTTTCTTAACTGTACCTTATGGCACACAGAAATACAGTACGATtgcttgtatttcttttaaacacGTTCATACattctgtatatatttgtatatacgTATTTATGAATTTCATACAGCCATTATATACCTATATACACCATCGCACATTTGAACTAACTACACAATGAAGAACTGAGAGATCAGAGGAAATAACGCTTGATTATAGAAAGATACTTCTTACATGACAAAGGTTAAAATGTAGACAGGACTCAAAAGAAAGTATGAAAGTGAGACAAACTGACAACAGTGCCACAGACAGAAAGAGCGACCACAGACACTGACCCCTGCCAGCAGCCGATGTCCAGTCGCGTGCAGACCGTCATCTTTCGTCATGGCTGTGCAAGCTGACTATGTGAATGCATGTGCAGTGCATGATTACAGCTTTGTCTCCTAGTGCCACGCCAAGTGAAAGCAGCTTCCTCTTGTTGTTTAGCGGCTGATAACGTTAGCGACATTCTTAAACCGGATTGTGTTTTAGCTGATTTCCTGATAACTACATGGATTCCACTCTTGACTTCTAAATTGGCTTCCTTGTTGAGGACagtatgtttgaaaacaaaaagaatttgcaTGCACGTGTATTGTCTGTACATATCCTAATGAATCGTGTTGTGATGTAATTCTTACTTAAAAGGCAGTAGAACACCCAGGCTGAGAAATCGAGGCCTTGATTCTATCCAATACACTGAAGACTGAAGATCGAgatgttctgggttcagatctcgtctcgggtcTACTTTCTTTCTCAGTCTGTGGTCCCTGCTTAAGTAAAGTTTAAAATGAACCGTGTTCAGTCAAAGCTTGGTTCTTAATTAAAAGCTTTTCATCCACAAACTGATTTCCTGTTGATTGGTGATATATGTTCTACTTCTCAATATGTCCAAACCTATAGCTGACCTATGGAAGACGACTGCTCCTACATCAATGAATAATGTTGGCTTTGTTTCTTCGCGCTTTTCTGAGAAAGGACAagaaataacagagaaaaagcGTATGTACTTATGTCCTTCTAACACACGAGCAAGTATATATGATATTCCAGACCCCTGTAGATGGCGTTTCATGATCGAATGACTGTACAGCTGTCACATGCGAAAATTAGATGATGTGTGTATACGacttacacacatatataatataaagtATTGGCAGATTACATGTCAATAAAACGTTTATCAAATTAGCTGTCAGCAGATTGCGCAAGGAACTGTTCAATCAGCATTTAAAAGGTCAGACAAATGAAGAACGGTATAAGTTTCATGCAGTGGCATGCATTACACCTCTCTTAACTCTCCATCTCTCACCAACTTTGCTTTATCGAAGACATGCTAGAAATGAGCTGTGGTTAAAATGATGAAATGGAGGAGGTTTCAGAGTGCAGAAGTTGACTGAGATAATCGTTCCAGTGTTCTGTGTCTATCTCTGGAAAAAGGGGCGAGAACGTTGGGACTGGAGCTAAATTTCcagtcacacacagacaacaatgcATGTACGCACGCACTCTTAGCGTCTATGGTCAAAGGTAACAACCTACCTGTCCTTCACCGTCGATGCTTTCTAGTCGCAGTTACATCCCTTTAATTGGAGAGCCTCTAACATTTTCCCctcgttattttttcttttgttccaaTGTTCTGTGTCTATCTCTGGAAAAAGTGGGGAGAATGTTGGGACTGGAGCTAAATTTCcagtcacacacagacaacaatgcATGTACGCACGCACGCTTAGCGTTTACGGTCAAAGGTACACAACCTACCTTGTACTTCACCGTCGATGCTTTCTAGTCGCAGTTACATCCCTTTAATTGGAGAGCCTCTAACATTTTCCACtcgttatttttctctttacgCGAAGACTCCAAGGGCACTCGTGTGTGTGCTTATGCCAGAAACTCTGATGACAACTCAAGAAGGAACCCTAGACGCAAGCATACGTGCATACAGAAAACAAGCGCACAATAGTTTGCTTTTCAGATTTAGTTCAAAACCGCAGTATATCTTGATTTTTGGAACATGCCAGTAATGTTGACAATTTTGTtaccatttttaaaatcttagatTCCGAGAAGCACAAATAACGAGTGAAAACTAAATGTAGAACTGAGCAACCAAAGCGTGTTAAATGAAGAAGGAAATTATTATACTACAACTGTTTGTGCCACATATTATATACtatcataattatatttctaaatTTCTAGTCTGTGTGTCGCTGACTGGCTTtcgctttttttaaaacttaaactttgtatttagtttaacttaaaaaaaagaaattatgtacatttatggtattaaaagataaaatgttggTATTATAAAATACTACAGTATGTATACTATAGATTTAAGATATAGATTTAAGAGCTTCGACACATTTTCCATGTGTTTGGATGGCCTTCGCTTGTCGTCTGCGGTTTTCATGAGCCCAccccttcaccaccaccacccgccaATTTCCCGTTTGATGCTGATCCACCACATTTCAAAACTACGATGGGAAAAGTCTTGATGTGGAAAAGATAAGTGTACATGGGGACTTCGGAGCACTTCGAACATTCGCCCCTTCAGCACTGAACCCAGTTATTTCcgtatttcagtatttttgacATCATGATCGTTCCTGTATCGTGTTGCACTCATGCGCAGGTCCTGATGTAGAGACTGCAGTTAGTGGATGGTTGAAGACTGGACCAGGTCACGGTTGTCGATgtgaggatgaaaaaaaaacactctttaaTTGTTTTACAGTAATTGAAGAAACGGCAGCGGACGTTAGAGTAACACGCGTCTTTACAAACATCGAGAGAATCAGCCGGAGACATCGATGGTATTAGTGGAAAGATGATGACGTGGTTAGGATAGTCCAGCGTACCGTTCAGAACATCCTTGTCCAAGCAAGCTGACAACAAAGAGACGGAGAGAGATAACGATGCGACTTCGTAACATAAAAGAGTGAACTTGCTAGGCCGAAGAGAGAATAATACTGTGACATCGTCTATTAGCATGAATCTCGAACAATGTGAAGTGAACAGTTTATGTCAaaacagaaactttttaaaacttttcattctGAAAGATGTTGGGCGTGGTGGGTGGGAACTTTCTCTAGTGTGACACCTGACATGCAGAAAAGTTCTGTGAAGGACAAtgggattttttatttttttttggtttgttttgtgaatAGCGACCTTTTGGAGGCACAAAGACTCCTTTCTTCAACGAATACATTAAACAGCGCAGTCTTACCTAATAACCTTTTGTTCTGCATtttacatccacacacaccaaTGTCATCATCAGCAAACCAATGTTTTAATAAAGAAGAATATGAACTAGGGTTTcttacaatgtgtgtgtgtaagtaggtgtgtgcgtgtttccttttatcatttCAACATGGATCTAGAACGGATTATACTTACTACTAACACAGGTGTTTCCTCCAGTGGAGTAATAGAAGCCAGGCTTACATACACAGAAGTTGTTGACACACAGTGTGTTGAGATCATACTGACCGTGGCACCAGGAGTCGTTGGTACATGTCTTGTACAGCCATTCTCCAGCTGTTTAACAAGCAAATCATCATAAATAGAATACATAGCTTCTTGATGCATTGGGGAACCAGGCAGTCTTCTAGACAACAACCACTGCAAGGAACAGAGATTGAGAAAATGTATAACTTAGGAGAGGAAAGTATTATCATTCTGCTGATTCTTCATTTTAAGCTTTACATTTGATGAACTGAccaatgaaaattgtttttaatgtgtgtcatcatcgtcgttgtcgtcgtcgtcgtcgttgttgttgttgttgttgttgttgcttagtTACTCATCGAAGATAAATGACGCATGCACAATGGCACTATCGACTCACTTGGACTACTAGCAGTAGCTGTGAGACTGGTGATGCTGGTGCTACTTGACACAGACGCAGTTGTTGGCGATGTGCTGGCTGTTTGAGTTGTTGATGGAGTCAGGGATGTGAGGGTGTTTATCGTGGTAGGCGCAGCGTATGCAGGTGACCTTTGGCCACCCTGCGTGCTCTCATCAACCTTTCTATCTTCATTGCTTGGGGTGATCTCATCACTTATTCTGACCTGGCTGCTTTGTGTGGTGATATCGCTTTGTCCTGCATGATTGTTTTCAGTGCTTTCAACACTTTGTCCGGTCTGGCTGCGTTGTGTGCTCGTATCTCCTTGTCCGGTCTGGCTGGCTTGTGAGTCACCATCACCTGGTTCCACTCTCTGTACAAACTCATACAGTCTGGCGTGTGGCCCTGGGATACTGTCGGTCAGTCCTTCCTGGATGCTAGCGGAGTGACAGCgacacaacctttgaccttttcaacaacaacagtatacgcacacatacaacacatacgcacacacgtacacacaaatagtttaacacacaaaaacatgcgcaaacacacacacacaaaaacacattatacactgatacacacacaaacggaAACACACATAGACGAGTAACccacaaacatatttatgcGCTCTCACCCGCTCTCggacacatgcacaaacacagagaTAGTCAACAAATATGCTTGTCATGCACCAACTAGACAACACCTAAAAAGAACATGTGGTCATTATTATGTAACATAATTCAGGAACTGCAAGTAAAAGTAATTAGCCAGAGCTAAATCTTTATTTCAGTCTAAACAAAACATGTGAGTGTGTTCTAGTTTGTTTGTACGTCTGTGAGAATAATAACCAAAAAtgttctatgtgtgtgtgagagagagagtaaaaaaaaaatgcatatggGGGTGCGCACACGCACGAGCACATGTGCatataaagatgttttatatgtgtgtatataaattaaTGCACACACGTGTTTATGTACGGAGTTATACACACGTCATACATGCTTGCCTCGATCTGACAAATGTTTTTTCGGAGACAACATGATCTTACCTCTAGAGACTGTATCCCGGGTGACAGTAAACGCGACAGATCTGTGGTCACGGAGACAGGTGGCGGCACAGGTAGTCAGCGACCTGCAAGAAGTCGCCAGCAACACGTCCAGCGACGAGACGACGTCCACCACAACCGCCTTCATCCTCGCAACGTCGCTGTGCATCCCACAGTGAGATACCAGAGGTTGAGAACAAAGCAGCAGTAACACCAAGACCCTCCACTCCATTCTTGTCTTTCTGTGGAGAAAAAAGACCTCTTACTTCAGCGACACTTCGTCCACttttaaaacacacttttgaTCCAGATAATTAATTTACTTATAGTTACCTATAGCTATTTGTATATATTCTTCTTTATAGTCATAGCTCATAGAAGTCTCCTGAAAACAATTTATTGAATTTTCAGTACAATTCTTATATCTACTACATTGTACTTGATTATACCACAATTAAAATATATAGTTTTCGAACATAGATGTTACATAGATATTTCCCACCTCATTTGGTAATTATCACCCACAAGGCAGAGAATGTTCTCACACTCTTGGTGTCACTCCCATCATTAACCGCTTTAACACCTTATGGGAATACACAGGACTTTTCATTTGTTCCCATGACAACAGGGCGGTACAAGCACAAACTTTTCTCGGCGGAAGTATGGCGATAAGAGCTAAGTGCGAAAACGGTTAAGTAGTTCGAGGTAAGAGTGGGTGGTGGAAAGATTATGTTACATTCAACATCTCGAGTGTGAGCATCATTGGTCTCTCCCTAAGTGATGTAGTAAACAgtccctttcttcttcttgtttgttttgcagaagATGCTGGAAACACACAATGCTGTTCTTGCAGGGGTTTCAGCCTTTGTTCGATAGAAGAGACGACGAGATAAGAGgagagctaaagaaaaaaatgagcaatggagagaaaagaagaaaaggaaatagaaagaGAGGGGACAGgatagagagaggagagaaaaaaagagaaatgacatAATAGGGGAAGaaaggaatgagagagagagagaatactgagtggaacaaacaacacaaagagtagaaaaagtgagaggaagagagaaaatagaaagaggtataagaaactgaaagagagagaggaaggggagacAAATTACGGAAGAACGGTCAAAAGCGAaatttgaaaaatcattttgttttaaggctttaaacagtaaatattttactagaatgaataaataactggttttacaagttttctgtatAGATGTTGATGGGTAGGGTGGATTAGAGAAAcatagttttgaattaaaaccgaattttaaaaaaacagaggTGCACTACTTAAATATcttagtatttaaaataaataataagacagTAAAACACGAATATGAAAAGGatagcaaaaaagaaagaggtcaTGTATTCCGATCAATCACGTTTTATTCAACTTTGACCTGACCACATTTCTTACAtttcacctctttctctctccatattTTTCTGGCTTCGACCATCGTCTTCTTTAAGCTTCATGTCAAAGTCGACTTGTTGACACTGGCTTCTCGAAATATCGAGTGCTTTTGCTGAAAAAATGTGGTTTTCAGTCCCGTGTGTGATGGCTGCTCGACCGCCAACTGAAGGAAGCAGATTGTCGGCCTTTTAACTCTGTTTGTCTAGTTTCGCGTTCATGTCTTCCTAACAATCTGCTGTAGGGTTTCTAAAGGTGGTGTATTGTAACCCTAATGTTTACACGAAGTGAATGCGATGTTCTGCAAAGTTTATCCGGAAGACACTAAGCTAGTCAAATAAAGGGACAAAGCGCTCTTTAAAAGCTTCTTGTTTtctgagtttttattttgaagacttGCCATTCATTTTATTCTTGTGTGATATTATCGTCTTCTACTTCTTTCCCTTCTAAGTAGTATGTATTACAGATACAGGAGTTTTTTAATGTGTAGGGAGATTAATTTAATTCTCTGTAAGAGTAACCGATCAGAagcacttcaaaataaaaaatctcaGTTCCTTCGctgttgtctttcttgttaTCTATTTAGAATGAAATACGAGACATAAGCCTTTAggtaaaatggttttaaaaaaactttttgaaattATATACCTATTTCTTTTACTATTGAATCTTTTTTCTGTGATCGGTCATATTGGTGAAGGTCTCTCAGATAGAATAGATTCCGAGGAAGACAAATTTCAAATGCTCAAATAAGACCACTGAATTTGTGTAATGCAAAGTTCCTGGCATGGACCCAGGCATCTTTTGTCTTTCACCTTTAAATCAATTTTGATTtctatgttttctttatcttgtaaCATTAAGCATTTTATCTCtaaattattctttatatttttcacattttcttaaagAATGAAGGTTGTGAAGAATGAAGCCACAAATATGTCAGAACTCGGTTCCTTTATACTTGGCGGTGTACAGGTAAACCTGCCGAGAAGCAAGGGCCTGTGCTGACAGTATGTGTATATTTACTCTCGTCTCTACAGTACTGCTTGTCTTGCAAACGGCTTCTGAAAATCACAATTGTTAGAAACATCGGAAAATTGATCTGCCGTTAAAAAAACACTTCTGGCCCATATCAAATGTctacaataaagaaaaacagacgcGGGATTGAAAggacacacaccacacatcaaacacacacacacacacacactaagacaCGGATACACAGATATCGAGACTTCTTTTTATTGGGAAAACGGACCGATTTGTTTCGAAGCGTGGGTGAATGGGATTCGGGGAAATGGTGAGAAGCATTCAAAATTtctacattaaaaacacataatatttgaaaaaataaccAATACCTTCCTATTAGTGTAGTAATGGTTGTATATATTAGTACATAAAGTCAAGAGTTAAATATATCATAAGCAGAACAGTCCAACATCCCATTCCCCTCTTCTTTAATCGTTCActtacattttacattatttttgtatctaCATCTGGGACAAATCAACTCTGTAACAGTCGATGAACGTTGATTGGCAATATAACATTCCAAACGCAAActtaattgaaataaaatacttttattaacaCTTTCAGCACTATAATATACTTTATTAGGGCACTATAATATACTATATTAGGATATGTTTCGCATTGCAAAAAGTTGAAGTTcaattcattctctctctctctctctctctttcgcgtaaaagacaagaaaaatagtttcttaGTTTCTCACTAATATTTTGTCTTGAAACAAACATGTTCAAATCCATTAACCAGAAAGTTCTTTGGCAGTAAAAGACTAAGTATTTTCACAACTTTCCAGTATCAGTGGAGGGCATCAAAATAATGTTGTAATAGTTTGCACGTGTTTTCCCTGGAGTCATCACTATCTGTCCCTTAGTAACCAAAATGAAAGAAGCTGATCGGGTTTGCGAAGTGCTGACCTGATATTCCTTCGACTTGATGAGCTGTAGACCAGACCTGGAGTTGCTGTAGAGAGGACTTCTCGTTCTAGCACCTGCTACAAAATGTTCTTGCTGCAGGGTGCACACAGTGATGTGAACGTGGTGAGGAAAAACAAATGGTACATATACAATTTTATCGTCGGTCGAGGAATACACCAGATGATAGATGCTGCTGAAGAGTTACCAAGTCCTCCAGCTGCTCAGATGACATTCCTTACTATTGAAACAAGTGCAGCTTTTCTCGAGGCGCAAGCTCCTTCTTCTGAAATgttaaacaacataaacaacaatttTCTAAAAGGCTCAAAGAAAAGAACTGACCCCatatcaaaaaacacaaaaatttaaatgaccataaaacactaaatattttaaggaaTGGTAGAAGAGTAAGTGAGCAAAATTGTACAAAGGTCGTCAACATGAAGAAACCAGTTATTCACGTTTGTACTTCCAGTTGTACGATTCTACAATAAAAGGTGCATATACACTTTATTGGAAAGTCCTGATTGTTTGTGGATTTTATTACAACCGTTCATCTGCCTCTTTATCGGGAGTAATGGTCAATGATAGAAGTGTCCAGATACTGTCATCAAAACCTCAACGCGCTtcagatacacacatacacttcaaGCTGTGACAACAGGCAATGAAAGTCAGAAAGAAAATTCTACGGGTACCCATGTCCATATGATTACATCTCCAATGAATTCATAAGCGTACTTTTTGTTTCGTACTGTAGTACTTACACGGGCAATATTGTATGGATATTAGACAGCAGAATGACAGGCAGGAAAACCCTGATCCTCCAGCTGCAAGTATGTAATGATAAACTTTACTCGATACACATAAATCGtttacatcattattattcaacTACAAAGGCACCATAATTTTCTATGGGGCCTAAGCAAGGGTGATTTACTCTGTTTAGTCATCTCGAAGGACTAACAACGTCCTCAATCTCATTTTGGTCATGTTCTCAACTTTTAGTCAGGCCGCACGGACcgaaacacacagaaaatatatcacaattataataaatatttcctcAAGTGATGAATTAGGGTTAGAAACAACTGTCCTTAGACGTCTGTCTCTGTGTCAGAGGTCACCGGTTGCCTGCATTTTAACTTGGCTTACTTACTTCATGAAATACAGCAGAAACTATTTAATATGAAACAATAaggaaaaaatgacaaagaatcAGATAAGTAAAGACTATGTGTGAATTCGCTAACAAGAATGTTTCTTTATAAAGATGTGGGTAATTTTACTTACTCCATGTCAACGCAGGCGTTGTCAGTTTAGtcgtagtagtagttgttgttgttgttgaagaagTCAGGTCGTTGCGTAAGGTCGTTGTTGTAGTTGTGGGTATGGTTGATGTGGTCGTGGGTGTTGATGTGGTTGTGGAGGATGTGGGTGTGGTTGTTACTGGTGTAGACCTGTTGTTAATACCCGCTTGTGCTGTAGGTATCTCTAACGACGTAGATGCTGGCGTGGAAGTCGTCGTGACAGGTGGATTGATAACTCCGGCAGGTGTTCTAGATGTATCTACTGGCATGGTTGTTCCAGGGTAGCTGGTTACTTCAGGTGAGTAGTTAACAATCACaggtgttgttgttattgtggcTGTAGGCGATATGACTGTGGTTGTAGACGATCTTTTCTCTACAGAGCTTCTTATTGCTAAAGTCGATGTAGTCATCTGTCCAATCAAGCTTGTATATTCTCCTGAAAATATCTTCGTGTCTGGAGAGTCGGTTGCTACAGGTATGTTGTTGATGTTAACAAATATATCATTTGTAGATGTAACTGAATTGGTCTCCTGTGAGGTGTCTGATCTTACGGGTGTATCGTTAATTGTAACAAGTACTGTATCTAAAGCAGATGTGGTCACGTTTACAGGTGAGCTGCTGACAGAAGCGGGTGGATCTCTTACAGGTACAGATTCACCTGACTCCTGTGAAGTGGTGGTTGTCACAGGTGTGTGATCGCTTTTATCAAGTGTGTCAGTTATCACTGACGATGGCAAGGTCGTTGATAATGTGGTTGATGTTGCAAGGGTGCTGACCACCAGAGGTGTCGTTTCTATGTCGGCTGTCGCTGGTGTTTCAGGACTGTCATCGGATGTTGCAGTTGTTGTTATAGTTGTGTTGTTGGTTGTACtacatgttgtgtgtgttggtttagAAGTGTTTGTTGCTGGGGTTGTTATTGATAAAGATGTATTGTCAAATATGTCAGGAGtggtatttatttttgcaggtaAGGTTGTCTGTGGTAAAAACATTGTTGTTAAAATTGTGT
The sequence above is a segment of the Pomacea canaliculata isolate SZHN2017 linkage group LG6, ASM307304v1, whole genome shotgun sequence genome. Coding sequences within it:
- the LOC112566936 gene encoding mucin-5AC-like; amino-acid sequence: MWRGTVLLLLLASSSQVCLATGEVRTDVGDVAADESGIILPGDLLWTTDCKSLTACAVTCMTDHNTATFTVSSRTTSMGKTTLPAKINTTPDIFDNTSLSITTPATNTSKPTHTTCSTTNNTTITTTATSDDSPETPATADIETTPLVVSTLATSTTLSTTLPSSVITDTLDKSDHTPVTTTTSQESGESVPVRDPPASVSSSPVNVTTSALDTVLVTINDTPVRSDTSQETNSVTSTNDIFVNINNIPVATDSPDTKIFSGEYTSLIGQMTTSTLAIRSSVEKRSSTTTVISPTATITTTPVIVNYSPEVTSYPGTTMPVDTSRTPAGVINPPVTTTSTPASTSLEIPTAQAGINNRSTPVTTTPTSSTTTSTPTTTSTIPTTTTTTLRNDLTSSTTTTTTTTTKLTTPALTWSQRLCRCHSASIQEGLTDSIPGPHARLYEFVQRVEPGDGDSQASQTGQGDTSTQRSQTGQSVESTENNHAGQSDITTQSSQVRISDEITPSNEDRKVDESTQGGQRSPAYAAPTTINTLTSLTPSTTQTASTSPTTASVSSSTSITSLTATASSPTGEWLYKTCTNDSWCHGQYDLNTLCVNNFCVCKPGFYYSTGGNTCVSTCLDKDVLNGTLDYPNHVIIFPLIPSMSPADSLDVCKDACYSNVRCRFFNYCKTIKECFFFILTSTTVTWSSLQPSTNCSLYIRTCA